The genomic window TCCGCTGGCTCATCTCGCTCCAGAAGAGCTTCACGACGCTCGACTCGGGACCGAGCGGCTCGCGGCGCGCCAGGCGCGAGAGCGTGCGCCAGCTGTTCAGCCGCGTGATCTCGACGTCGATGAAGTGCTGCGCGAGCCGCTGGCGGATGACGGGGTCGGCCGCGCGAGGCGCCGCGCCATCGACCCCGTCGCGGGCGAGGTGCAGCAGGTCGTCGAGCAGCATGCGGTGGATGACCAGCTGGCGCGGGGAGGTCCCGCGCTCGTGGGCGAGCGTCGTGCCGGCGATCGCCCAGCCCTGCTGCTCGGCACCGACGAGCTGCGCGCGCGGCACGAAGACCCCGTCCAGGAAGACCTCGTTGAACTCCTCGCTGCCGGTCATCTGCCGGAGGGGCCGGACGCTCACCCCCGGAGCCTGCATGTCGCAGACGAAGAAGCCGAGGCCCTTGGCCCCCGGAGCGGCGGCGTCGGTCCGCGCCAGCAGGATGCCCCAGCGCGCGAACTGCGCGTAGCTCGTCCATACCTTCTGGCCGCTCACCAGCCACCCGCCGGTGGCGGGCTCGGCGCGCGTGCGAAGCGCGGTCAGGTCCGACCCCGCGCCCGGCTCCGAGAAGAGCTGGCACCAGAGCTCGTCGGCGGGCAGGATCGGCGGCAGGAAGCGCCGCTTCTGCTCCTCCGTGCCGTGCGCGATGAGCGTCGGCCCGACCAGGTTGACGCCGATACGGTTGATGACCTCCGGCGCCCGCGCCGCGGCCAGCTCCTCTTGCAAAATGTAGTGCTCGACCGCCGATGCCCCACGCCCCCCGTACGCGCGCGGCCAGTGGATGCCGACCCACCCACCGCCGTGCAGCGTCCGCTGCCAGCCGCGCAGCGCAGCGACCTCCTCCTCGAGCGACTGTGCCACGCCGGTAGACCGCGGCACGTGCTCCCGCAGCCACGCGCGGAGCTGGCTCCGGAACGCCTCCTCGGCAGGCGTGAACGAGAGATCCACCGCCCGTACTTGCCCGCCGAGCGCAGCGCCGGTCAACTCGCGATGCGGACAGGCGGCCTCAGCCCTCCCGCTCGCGGAGCCCGTACTTCCCGATCTTCTTCTGCAGCGCCCGCACCGATATCCCGAGCCGCCGCGCGGTCTGGGTGCGGTTCTCCCCGTGGCGGCGCAGCTCCTGGATGATCAGCAGCTGCTCGATCCGGCCCATGCGGTCGCGCAGCCTGCTGTCGTCGCCGTTGGTCGCGGCCAGCGCCTCGTCGCCCGCCACCTCGCCCGAGAGGTGCAGCAGGTCGATCGATTCGCCCGGCTCGGCGAGCGCGACGGCACGCTCGAGCTCGTTCTTCAGCTCGCGTACGTTGCCGGGCCACGGGTACCGTTCGAGGCAGCGGAGCGCCGCCGCCGTGATGCCCTTCAGCTGCTTTCCGGCGTGGGCGTTGTAACGGTGGAAGAAATGCTGCGCGAGCAGCGCGACGTCGCCGGCGCGCGCCCGCAGCGGCGGCAGCGGGATCGGGAAGACGGCCAGGCGGTAGAAGAGATCACGCCGGAAGCGACCCGTCTCGACGTCGGCCTTGAGGTCGCGGTTGGTGGCGGTGACGAGCCGC from Deltaproteobacteria bacterium includes these protein-coding regions:
- a CDS encoding acyl-CoA dehydrogenase, which gives rise to MTGAALGGQVRAVDLSFTPAEEAFRSQLRAWLREHVPRSTGVAQSLEEEVAALRGWQRTLHGGGWVGIHWPRAYGGRGASAVEHYILQEELAAARAPEVINRIGVNLVGPTLIAHGTEEQKRRFLPPILPADELWCQLFSEPGAGSDLTALRTRAEPATGGWLVSGQKVWTSYAQFARWGILLARTDAAAPGAKGLGFFVCDMQAPGVSVRPLRQMTGSEEFNEVFLDGVFVPRAQLVGAEQQGWAIAGTTLAHERGTSPRQLVIHRMLLDDLLHLARDGVDGAAPRAADPVIRQRLAQHFIDVEITRLNSWRTLSRLARREPLGPESSVVKLFWSEMSQR